The following are from one region of the Syngnathus typhle isolate RoL2023-S1 ecotype Sweden linkage group LG22, RoL_Styp_1.0, whole genome shotgun sequence genome:
- the psmc6 gene encoding 26S proteasome regulatory subunit 10B has protein sequence MADNREKALQDYRKKLLEHKEVDGRLKELREQLREQTKQYEKSENDLKALQSVGQIIGEVLKQLTEEKFIVKATNGPRYVVGCRRQLDKSQLKPGTRVALDMTTLTIMRYLPREVDPLVYNMSHEDPGSVSYSEIGGLSEQIRELREVIELPLTNPELFQRVGIIPPKGCLLYGPPGTGKTLLARAVASQLDCNFLKVVSSSIVDKYIGESARLIREMFNYARDHQPCIIFMDEIDAIGGRRFSEGTSADREIQRTLMELLNQMDGFDTLHRVKMIMATNRPDTLDPALLRPGRLDRKIHIELPNEQARLDILKIHSSPITKHGEIDYEAIVKLSDGFNGADLRNVCTEAGLFAIRSDREYVTQEDFMKAVRKVADSKKLESKLDYKPV, from the exons TGAGAGAACAGCTTCGAGAACAAACTAAACAGTATGAAAAGTCAGAGAATGACCTCAAAGCTCTGCAGAGTGTTGGTCAG ATTATTGGAGAAGTCCTCAAACAGTTGACAGAAGAGAAAT TCATCGTCAAGGCCACAAATGGTCCTCGATATGTGGTTGGATGTCGCCGACAG TTGGACAAGTCACAATTGAAGCCAGGCACCAGAGTGGCTTTGGATATGACTACGCTGACTATAATGAG gtatctGCCACGAGAGGTGGACCCTCTGGTGTACAATATGTCCCATGAAGACCCCGGTAGCGTCTCCTACTCTGAAATTGGTGGATTGTCGGAACAGATCCGTGAGCTGAGAGAG GTGATAGAGCTGCCCCTGACCAATCCCGAGCTTTTCCAGAGAGTTGGAATTATCCCCCCAAAAGGCTGCCTGCTCTACGGGCCTCCAG GTACCGGGAAGACACTTCTGGCCAGGGCGGTTGCAAGTCAGCTGGACTGTAACTTTCTCAAG GTGGTGTCCAGCTCCATCGTTGACAAATACATCGGTGAGAGCGCCAGGCTCATCAGAGAGATGTTCAACTATGCCAGGGACCATCAGCCTTGCATCATCTTCATGGATGAGATTGATGCCATTG GCGGTCGACGTTTCTCTGAGGGAACCTCTGCCGACAGAGAGATCCAGAGGACTTTGATGGAG TTGCTGAAccagatggatggatttgatACACTACACAGAGTCAAGATGATCATGGCAACAAACAGACCCGACACTCTGGACCCTGCCCTGTTGCGACCCGGCCGGCTTGACCGCAAAATCC ACATCGAGCTCCCCAATGAACAGGCTCGTCTGGACATTCTCAAAATCCACTCCAGTCCCATCACCAAGCATGGCGAAATAG ACTATGAAGCCATTGTGAAGCTGTCGGACGGTTTCAACGGAGCTGATTTAAGAAATGTTTGCACAGAAGCAG GTTTGTTTGCCATCCGCTCCGACAGAGAGTACGTCACACAAGAAGACTTCATGAAAGCTGTGCGAAAAGTGGCAGATTCAAAGAAGCTGGAGTCCAAGCTGGACTACAAGCCTGTATAG
- the cgrrf1 gene encoding cell growth regulator with RING finger domain protein 1 isoform X1, whose amino-acid sequence MAGGFLITLYEYSPLFYISVVSLCFVITAALVLGWVGFDVPVILRSSDDTESILPTPEKQMVQVTNPFSLEMGSGAASVANGVWLKPYCLEPCILSCFWGCEVSALQRALQAHQGVTRLSNPQHFREALYGFYHHCQSIYISSEDREERFTSIPPEQALSDFGPLPRQRYPLVAVLTLTEQEARDTYNIVASVTVIHVPDDKYNLSARILFQHLLTSQGNMYELKALFMSANSGGESGHPTDPIVRPSEPEEEEETGKEVEDEEDDKGLSERQGRDCVVCQNAAINRVLLPCRHACVCDSCFSHFSHCPICRAFIQESFALTLGSAAFEQ is encoded by the exons ATGGCAGGAGGTTTCTTAATTACATTGTATGAGTACTCGCCACTCTTCTATATTAGTgtggtttctttgtgttttgttaTTACCGCTGCCTTGGTCCTCGGATG GGTTGGTTTTGATGTCCCAGTTATCTTGCGTAGCTCCGATGACACCGAGTCCATCCTACCTACTCCCGAAAAGCAAATGGTTCAAGTGACCAATCCTTTTTCCCTCGAGATGGGTTCTGGAGCCGCATCTGTTGCAA ATGGTGTGTGGTTGAAGCCATATTGTTTGGAGCCATGTATCTTGAGCTGTTTCTGGGGTTGTGAGGTCAGTGCCCTGCAGCGAGCATTGCAGGCCCACCAGGGTGTCACCAGGTTGAGCAACCCCCAGCATTTCCGGGAGGCGTTATACGGCTTCTATCATCACTGCCAGAGCATTTA TATCAGCAGTGAAGACAGAGAAGAACGCTTCACTTCTATTCCACCTGAACAGGCACTCTCAGATTTTGGCCCATTGCCCAGACAACGCTATCCTCTCGTGGCTGTGTTGACCTTGACGGAACAAGAAGCTCGAGACACATATAATATT GTGGCCAGTGTCACTGTAATTCATGTACCTGATGATAAGTACAACCTGTCTGCAAGGATTCTCTTCCAACACCTTCTCACCTCACAGGGGAACATGTACGAATTAAAA GCTCTTTTTATGTCAGCTAATAGCGGTGGAGAATCTGGTCATCCTACCGACCCGATTGTCCGTCCCAGTGAgcctgaggaggaagaagagactGGAAAAGAGGTagaggatgaggaagatgaTAAAGGCTTATCAGAGAGACAGGGTAGAGACTGTGTAGTGTGTCAAAATGCAGCTATCAATAGAGTGTTGCTGCCCTGTAgacatgcttgtgtgtgtgacagtTGTTTTTCACACTTTTCACACTGTCCCATATGTAGAGCTTTCATCCAGGAATCATTTGCCCTGACTCTTGGTTCTGCTGCATTTGAACAATGA
- the cgrrf1 gene encoding cell growth regulator with RING finger domain protein 1 isoform X2 translates to MLKGVHHYPPTRTSSPPSHSSMSRVGFDVPVILRSSDDTESILPTPEKQMVQVTNPFSLEMGSGAASVANGVWLKPYCLEPCILSCFWGCEVSALQRALQAHQGVTRLSNPQHFREALYGFYHHCQSIYISSEDREERFTSIPPEQALSDFGPLPRQRYPLVAVLTLTEQEARDTYNIVASVTVIHVPDDKYNLSARILFQHLLTSQGNMYELKALFMSANSGGESGHPTDPIVRPSEPEEEEETGKEVEDEEDDKGLSERQGRDCVVCQNAAINRVLLPCRHACVCDSCFSHFSHCPICRAFIQESFALTLGSAAFEQ, encoded by the exons GGTTGGTTTTGATGTCCCAGTTATCTTGCGTAGCTCCGATGACACCGAGTCCATCCTACCTACTCCCGAAAAGCAAATGGTTCAAGTGACCAATCCTTTTTCCCTCGAGATGGGTTCTGGAGCCGCATCTGTTGCAA ATGGTGTGTGGTTGAAGCCATATTGTTTGGAGCCATGTATCTTGAGCTGTTTCTGGGGTTGTGAGGTCAGTGCCCTGCAGCGAGCATTGCAGGCCCACCAGGGTGTCACCAGGTTGAGCAACCCCCAGCATTTCCGGGAGGCGTTATACGGCTTCTATCATCACTGCCAGAGCATTTA TATCAGCAGTGAAGACAGAGAAGAACGCTTCACTTCTATTCCACCTGAACAGGCACTCTCAGATTTTGGCCCATTGCCCAGACAACGCTATCCTCTCGTGGCTGTGTTGACCTTGACGGAACAAGAAGCTCGAGACACATATAATATT GTGGCCAGTGTCACTGTAATTCATGTACCTGATGATAAGTACAACCTGTCTGCAAGGATTCTCTTCCAACACCTTCTCACCTCACAGGGGAACATGTACGAATTAAAA GCTCTTTTTATGTCAGCTAATAGCGGTGGAGAATCTGGTCATCCTACCGACCCGATTGTCCGTCCCAGTGAgcctgaggaggaagaagagactGGAAAAGAGGTagaggatgaggaagatgaTAAAGGCTTATCAGAGAGACAGGGTAGAGACTGTGTAGTGTGTCAAAATGCAGCTATCAATAGAGTGTTGCTGCCCTGTAgacatgcttgtgtgtgtgacagtTGTTTTTCACACTTTTCACACTGTCCCATATGTAGAGCTTTCATCCAGGAATCATTTGCCCTGACTCTTGGTTCTGCTGCATTTGAACAATGA
- the ddhd1b gene encoding phospholipase DDHD1b, with amino-acid sequence MSSMKDKATMRQQSSDNNSVSSNEWDMANDVFVSGYDDNPMGVETRNGESDPGEPGLDGHIPLLPQDGIILGLSEEEYSSSSYLDIEPNYTESDGNVSTKKRIRSNSSRHRGEIVTELGPEEVRWFYKEDKRTWKPFVGHDSLKIETAYGRFSEQNPDKVKRHSEPVDTEGKDATTSGEIQPDESVDECGVQNESAVRQRPSVSDETRDLGENRINMEAVCVRGGLYEVDIREKECYPVYWNQQDRIPVMRGQWFIDGTWLPLEEDESDMIEQEHLARFRGQQMRDTYEMEAVTTTVDSKDAIHSLKLSRSHVDWHSVDLVYLYSDATTSKIARTVTQKLGFSKASSSGTRLHRGYVEEAAPEDTPPETTHIVFVVHGIGQKMDQGRIIRNTSMMRDAARKMEEKHFPNRTTEHVEFLPVEWRSKLALDGDTVDTITPDKLRGLRDMLNSSAMDIMYYTSPLYRDEITRGLTLELNRLYSLFCSRNPDFEKNGKVSIVSHSLGCVITFDIMTGWDPVRFHHSQVPDPEETKARWPSDEERHLQEQLRLTRLRLRDLEDQFQGLQTLSCVAIPALKFKVENFFCMGSPLAVFLALRGIRPGSNVVQDHILPTSICKRLFNLFHPTDPVAYRLEPLILKHYSNIAPVQIHWYNTTSPTPYDHIRPTLLNLAKETTSISDSESLPSPCTSPPQARRHYGESITNLGKASIMGAASIGKGIGGILFSRFSRSSGQVGGVEEEPSDFEGRTTEVDNAAGEKPLLPESDEKEKQVEDEGGEIEQAMSQSTSVVLDQTTLELERRIDFELREGLVESRYWSAVTSHTAYWCSYDVALFLLTFMYRPQDPPETAEDNTEPA; translated from the exons ATGAGCAGTATGAAGGACAAAGCGACTATGCGCCAGCAGAGCTCGGATAATAACTCAGTgagcagcaatgaatgggaCATGGCAAATGATGTTTTCGTGTCCGGCTACGACGACAACCCGATGGGAGTGGAAACCCGCAACGGGGAGAGTGACCCAGGAGAACCCGGCTTGGACGGACACATTCCGCTTTTACCACAGGACGGCATAATACTGGGCCTGTCTGAAGAAGAATACTCGAGCTCATCGTATTTGGACATCGAGCCGAACTACACGGAAAGTGACGGCAACGTGTCAACCAAGAAACGCATACGTTCGAACAGCTCTCGGCACAGGGGTGAGATCGTGACGGAGCTGGGCCCGGAGGAGGTCAGGTGGTTTTACAAAGAGGACAAGCGGACTTGGAAACCTTTCGTTGGACATGACTCGTTAAAAATTGAGACCGCCTATGGGAGGTTCAGTGAGCAGAACCCCGATAAGGTTAAACGCCACAGTGAGCCCGTCGATACCGAGGGTAAAGACGCAACCACGTCCGGCGAGATCCAGCCAGACGAGAGCGTGGATGAGTGCGGTGTTCAAAATGAGTCGGCGGTCCGGCAACGGCCCTCGGTGTCCGACGAGACGAGGGACCTGGGCGAAAACAGAATTAACATGGAGGCAGTGTGTGTGAGAGGAGGCCTCTATGAGGTGGACATCAGAGAGAAGGAATGCTACCCTGTGTACTGGAACC AGCAAGATCGCATTCCCGTGATGAGAGGTCAGTGGTTCATCGATGGAACCTGGCTTCCTTTAGAGGAAGATGAGAGTGACATGATTGAGCAAGAGCACCTTGCTCGTTTCCGCGGTCAACAAATGAGGGACACCTATGAAATGGAGGCAGTGACCACCACAGTAGACAGCAAAGATg CTATTCACAGTTTGAAGCTGAGCCGCAGCCATGTTGACTGGCACAGTGTGGATTTGGTGTACCTTTACAGCGACGCGACCACGTCCAAGATTGCACGAACCGTTACTCAGAAACTGGGCTTTTCCAAAG CTTCCAGCAGCGGCACACGTCTCCACAGAGGGTACGTAGAGGAGGCAGCACCTGAGGACACTCCACCTGAAACCACTCACATCGTGTTTGTGGTCCATGGCATCGGTCAGAAAATGGACCAGGGTCGTATTATTAGAAACACTAGCAT GATGAGAGATGCTGCCAGAAAGATGGAGGAGAAGCACTTTCCTAATCGCACCACAGAGCATGTTGAATTCCTTCCTGTCGAATGGCGGTCGAAACTGGCTCTTGATGGAG ATACGGTGGACACCATCACTCCAGACAAACTTAGAGGTCTTAGAGACATGTTGAACAGCAGCGCCATGGACATCATGTACTACACTAGTCCGCTTTACAGAGACGAG ATTACCCGTGGCCTGACACTGGAGCTGAACCGTCTTTACTCACTTTTCTGCTCAAGAAATCcagattttgaaaaaaatggaaaggttTCCATCGTGTCACACTCGTTAGGTTGTGTCATAACCTTTGACATCATGACGGGCTGGGACCCTGTGCGCTTTCATCATTCTCAAGTGCCAGATCCAGAAGAAACAAAGGCCCGCTGGCCAAGTGATGAAGAGCGCCATCTTCAGGAGCAGCTCAGACTCACACGCCTCAG GTTGAGAGATTTGGAGGATCAATTCCAGGGTCTGCAGACCTTGTCTTGTGTTGCAATTCCAGCTTTAAAATTCAAG GTGGAAAATTTCTTCTGCATGGGCTCCCCATTGGCTGTATTCTTGGCATTACGAGGCATCCGTCCTGGTAGCAACGTTGTGCAGGACCATATCCTCCCCACCTCAATCTGCAAACGCcttttcaatttatttcatCCAACTGACCCAGTG GCATACAGATTGGAGCCTCTTATTTTAAAGCACTACAGTAACATTGCACCTGTTCAAATCCACTG GTACAACACCACCAGCCCCACGCCATATGATCACATTCGCCCCACACTGCTGAACCTCGCCAAGGAGACGACATCTATATCAGACTCGGAAAGCCTTCCCAGCCCTTGCACCTCCCCGCCCCAAGCACGACGACATTATGGAGAGTCCATCACCAATCTGGGCAAGGCCAGCATCATGG GTGCTGCAAGTATCGGAAAGGGAATCGGAGGAATCCTGTTTTCTCGCTTTTCTCGATCCAGTGGCCAGGTGGGTGGTGTGGAGGAAGAGCCCTCAGATTTTGAGGGTCGAACCACAGAGGTGGACAACGCAGCAGGAGAGAAGCCACTGCTCCCCGAAAgtgatgagaaggagaaacaagTAGAAGACGAGGGTGGGGAAATTGAGCAAGCAATGTCTCAATCCACTTCAGTGGTCTTGGACCAAACCACCT TGGAGCTGGAAAGACGCATCGACTTTGAGCTGCGAGAGGGCTTGGTTGAGAGCCGCTATTGGTCAGCGGTGACGTCACATACAGCCTATTGGTGCTCTTACGATGTGGCGCTTTTTCTCCTTACTTTCATGTATAGACCCCAAGACCCGCCTGAGACTGCTGAGGACAACACCGAGCCcgcctaa